In Nonomuraea muscovyensis, one genomic interval encodes:
- a CDS encoding Pycsar system effector family protein, which translates to MNHDPAASGAHTEDDVSQPDVSMSPFLRDRLDAATTAARAELVSASERRAGLLLSWSGVAYGVTVTLILTGPARFPGIGRFGVIAALILLSAAVMLILITIRPLSADRGGPKILAYAKAATPEALIERMNAETRNYDLFLATSALEIARVARVKNRNLRWAVDLIVTGITIMTVTVFLERLI; encoded by the coding sequence ATGAACCACGATCCAGCCGCATCCGGCGCCCACACCGAAGACGACGTCAGTCAGCCCGACGTGTCCATGTCCCCGTTCCTCAGGGACCGGCTCGACGCCGCCACCACCGCGGCCCGCGCGGAACTGGTCAGCGCGAGCGAGCGAAGAGCAGGACTCCTGCTGTCCTGGTCGGGTGTCGCATACGGCGTAACCGTCACCCTCATCCTCACCGGCCCGGCGCGTTTCCCGGGCATCGGGCGCTTCGGCGTCATCGCGGCGCTGATCCTGCTGTCCGCGGCGGTCATGCTGATCCTCATCACCATCCGCCCGCTCTCCGCCGATCGCGGCGGACCGAAGATCCTCGCCTACGCCAAGGCGGCCACACCCGAGGCGCTGATCGAGCGGATGAACGCCGAGACAAGGAACTACGACCTGTTCCTGGCCACCAGCGCCCTCGAGATCGCCCGGGTGGCGCGCGTCAAGAACCGCAACCTGCGGTGGGCCGTCGACCTGATCGTCACCGGCATCACCATCATGACCGTCACGGTCTTCCTGGAGCGCCTGATCTGA
- a CDS encoding FixH family protein → MKRILALCAVAAAAVTLFVLGRTAASEPITIRSTGAHYAVTVLIDGRTAEVRLDRGDADTVTLSAVMPHMGHAMPEVTTREREPGRFQAEGEVFTMAGAWELSVRLAGAAAEEVLTVKALVTD, encoded by the coding sequence ATGAAGCGGATCCTGGCCCTCTGCGCCGTGGCGGCGGCAGCGGTGACGCTCTTCGTCCTGGGTCGCACCGCGGCCTCCGAGCCGATCACCATCCGCTCGACGGGCGCCCACTACGCCGTCACGGTGTTGATCGACGGCCGCACGGCGGAGGTGCGCCTGGACAGGGGTGACGCGGACACCGTCACGCTCTCGGCGGTGATGCCCCACATGGGGCACGCCATGCCCGAGGTCACCACCCGCGAACGGGAACCCGGCCGCTTCCAGGCGGAGGGCGAGGTCTTCACCATGGCGGGAGCCTGGGAGCTCTCCGTCCGCCTGGCCGGCGCCGCCGCCGAAGAGGTCCTCACCGTCAAAGCCCTCGTCACCGACTAG
- a CDS encoding AAA family ATPase — MLTRLEVDGFKNLLDFEVDLGPFTCIAGVNGTGKSNVFDVIQFLSLLTDKSLIEAAQEVRGVHGERLGDPRDLFWNGYSRADHKMRFAAEMIVPGQVEDDFGRPAKPSITFLRYELELGYVPPAGIEKIGRLSLLAESLRHIKLGDASDKLRFPHNAGSFRKAVLHGRRAGTAFISTTIDADGQPIISIHQDGGSRGQPKPAAASRAPATVVSTVTSSDDPTVLAARREMQSWRRLALEPSALRTADRYVDPRQMDPTGRHLAATLFRIAYADGDPERVYARVASRLAELSGVGVRELRVEQDDIRELFTVQLVESGGLTLPARSLSEGTLRFLALCVLLEDPTVEGLLCMEEPENGIHPANLNAMVDLVRDLAVDPQEAPGADNPFRQVIVNTHSPAVVQLVAPQDLLFAEAEIRRAPDGTMTRALSLRPLVDTWRDIEGSRTMAVTKADILPYLTTPPGAQLTLEIA, encoded by the coding sequence ATGCTTACAAGACTGGAAGTTGACGGGTTCAAGAACCTCCTTGACTTTGAGGTAGACCTTGGTCCTTTCACCTGCATTGCAGGCGTCAACGGCACGGGGAAGTCGAACGTTTTCGACGTCATTCAGTTTCTCAGCCTCCTGACAGATAAATCTTTGATCGAGGCCGCTCAAGAGGTTCGGGGCGTACACGGTGAACGCTTGGGCGACCCGCGAGATCTATTTTGGAACGGATATTCTCGAGCCGACCACAAGATGCGGTTCGCGGCGGAAATGATCGTTCCCGGCCAGGTTGAGGACGACTTCGGCCGCCCCGCCAAGCCTTCCATCACCTTTCTCCGCTACGAGTTGGAGCTCGGCTACGTCCCACCGGCAGGCATCGAGAAAATTGGGCGTCTCAGTTTGCTCGCCGAGAGCCTCAGACACATCAAACTAGGCGATGCATCGGATAAACTGCGCTTTCCGCACAATGCAGGCTCTTTCCGCAAGGCGGTTCTGCACGGGCGACGAGCCGGCACCGCATTCATCTCGACCACAATAGATGCCGACGGCCAGCCCATCATCAGCATTCATCAGGACGGCGGGAGCCGAGGCCAACCGAAGCCCGCCGCTGCGTCAAGGGCTCCTGCGACGGTCGTAAGCACCGTAACGAGCAGCGATGACCCCACAGTCCTCGCTGCGCGCCGAGAGATGCAGTCATGGCGGCGGTTGGCTCTTGAGCCCTCCGCATTGCGAACGGCGGACCGTTACGTCGACCCACGTCAGATGGATCCCACGGGCCGTCACCTCGCGGCGACTCTCTTCCGTATTGCTTATGCAGACGGAGATCCTGAGCGAGTTTATGCAAGAGTCGCCAGCCGCCTGGCCGAGTTGTCCGGTGTAGGCGTCAGAGAGCTACGGGTCGAGCAAGACGACATTCGGGAGCTGTTCACGGTACAACTCGTCGAATCCGGAGGACTCACCCTGCCCGCACGAAGCCTGTCCGAAGGGACCCTTCGCTTTCTTGCCCTATGTGTTCTTCTGGAAGACCCTACAGTTGAGGGCCTCCTATGTATGGAAGAGCCCGAAAATGGCATACATCCAGCCAATCTCAATGCAATGGTAGATTTGGTACGAGACCTAGCCGTGGACCCCCAGGAAGCGCCCGGAGCAGACAATCCGTTCCGACAGGTGATCGTTAATACGCACTCACCGGCAGTCGTTCAACTTGTGGCCCCCCAAGACCTCCTCTTCGCGGAGGCCGAAATTCGGCGTGCCCCGGACGGAACGATGACGCGGGCGCTTAGCCTACGCCCCCTGGTTGACACCTGGCGCGACATCGAAGGCTCCAGGACCATGGCCGTGACCAAGGCCGACATCCTGCCTTACCTGACCACTCCACCAGGCGCTCAGCTCACCTTGGAGATCGCGTGA
- a CDS encoding DUF488 domain-containing protein, with protein sequence MRGPPSRDEPCRLRQGCRRRLQAALAHARIAYEHHPELAPTTELRRLQNAEDARQGVGKRSRRELAAEYTRRYTTEILDRADLTPIVSELPSSGIAALLCVERDPEACHRSLIAQRLTEQHHVTIEHLRPL encoded by the coding sequence TTGAGGGGACCGCCGTCGCGTGATGAACCATGCCGCCTCCGGCAGGGCTGCCGGAGGCGGCTGCAGGCGGCCCTCGCCCATGCTCGGATCGCCTACGAGCACCACCCCGAGCTCGCCCCGACCACCGAGTTACGCCGGCTCCAGAATGCCGAGGATGCCCGCCAAGGGGTCGGCAAGCGCTCGCGCCGCGAACTCGCTGCCGAGTACACCCGCCGCTACACCACCGAGATCCTCGACCGCGCCGACCTCACGCCGATCGTGTCGGAGCTGCCGAGCAGTGGGATCGCAGCGCTGCTCTGCGTCGAGCGCGACCCCGAGGCCTGCCACCGCTCGTTGATCGCCCAGCGGCTGACCGAGCAGCACCACGTCACGATCGAGCACCTGCGCCCGTTGTGA
- a CDS encoding Dyp-type peroxidase, with translation MSERTQAQVKLDLDDIQRGVLSPRPTPYAATYILFRIDDRDHGRELMRRAGAVVTSAADTVSPLGETWVSVALTYHGLKALGVPRESLDTFAWEFRQGMAARANVLGDVGESSPATWEPPLGTPDVHVVLVALAPDSARLEAAVDRARPAYDALPGVTAIWRQNCHALPTETEPFGYRDGISHPAVEGSGIAGSNKLEVPLKAGEFVLGYPDELGGIQTLQPDVLGRNGTYVVFRKLHQRVALFRRYLRDNATGPEDEELLSAKIMGRWRSGAPLALCPLHDDPDLGADRYRNNTFLFEQDDPAGFTTPGGSHVRRGNPRDAAVAGVARLHRMIRRGTAYGPLLPEGVLEDDGADRGLMFAFVGAHLGRQFEFVQSEWMNNGVFFGAGDARDPVAGSADGSGDFTIPRRPVRRRLLSLPRFVVTRGGEYCFMPGLTALRWLGDLTD, from the coding sequence GTGAGTGAGCGCACCCAGGCCCAGGTCAAGCTCGACCTCGACGACATCCAGCGCGGGGTGCTCAGCCCCAGGCCGACACCGTACGCGGCGACCTACATCCTGTTCCGCATCGACGACCGCGACCACGGGCGGGAGCTGATGCGCCGCGCCGGCGCAGTGGTGACCTCTGCCGCCGACACGGTGAGCCCGCTGGGCGAGACCTGGGTCAGCGTCGCCCTCACCTACCACGGGCTCAAGGCTCTCGGGGTTCCGCGGGAATCGCTGGACACCTTCGCGTGGGAGTTCCGGCAGGGCATGGCCGCACGGGCCAACGTGCTCGGCGACGTCGGCGAGAGCAGCCCCGCCACCTGGGAGCCCCCGCTCGGCACGCCCGACGTCCATGTGGTGCTGGTGGCACTCGCGCCTGACAGCGCGCGGCTGGAGGCCGCCGTCGACCGCGCTCGCCCGGCCTACGACGCCCTGCCCGGCGTGACGGCGATCTGGCGCCAGAACTGCCACGCGCTGCCCACCGAGACCGAACCCTTCGGCTACCGCGACGGCATCAGCCATCCGGCCGTCGAGGGCAGCGGCATCGCCGGATCCAACAAGCTGGAGGTGCCGCTCAAGGCCGGCGAATTCGTGCTCGGCTACCCCGACGAGCTCGGCGGCATCCAGACCCTGCAGCCCGATGTGCTCGGACGCAACGGCACCTACGTGGTCTTCCGCAAGCTCCACCAGCGCGTCGCCCTGTTCCGGCGCTACCTGAGGGACAACGCCACCGGCCCGGAAGACGAGGAACTGCTGTCAGCGAAGATCATGGGCCGCTGGCGCAGCGGCGCCCCGCTGGCGCTGTGCCCGCTGCACGACGACCCCGACCTTGGCGCCGACCGGTACCGCAACAACACCTTCCTGTTCGAGCAGGACGACCCGGCCGGCTTCACCACTCCCGGCGGCAGCCACGTCCGCCGGGGCAACCCCCGGGACGCGGCGGTGGCCGGCGTGGCGAGGCTGCACCGGATGATCAGACGTGGCACCGCGTACGGCCCGCTGCTGCCCGAGGGCGTCCTGGAAGACGACGGCGCCGACCGCGGGCTGATGTTCGCCTTCGTCGGTGCGCACCTGGGCCGGCAGTTCGAGTTCGTCCAGTCCGAATGGATGAACAACGGTGTCTTCTTCGGCGCGGGCGACGCCAGAGATCCCGTCGCCGGCTCCGCCGACGGCTCCGGCGATTTCACCATTCCCCGGCGTCCCGTACGGCGACGCCTGCTCTCGCTGCCACGGTTCGTCGTCACGCGCGGCGGCGAATACTGCTTCATGCCAGGACTGACCGCGCTGCGCTGGCTCGGCGACCTCACAGACTGA
- a CDS encoding IS256 family transposase, with product MARTLPPVQAIRAEIDALFTEGRDLVEVIEDVARLGARLIIQTAVEAEIDAFLGRARYQRAAAITADGSSVEESTMRPGYRNGHCPTTVKTTSGPITIARPKLRGTTEKFASRLFGAGVTRTHALETLVIASFVCGLSVRDVEGALADALGPEAALSKSTVSTICQAIVAEYDAWCRRDLAAVELDYLFLDASHFKMHDGQRAEPILAAWGITTAGKPVFVGLAAAGSESTDAWHDFLTDLAGRGLRPPLLIVSDGAPGLISAAEQVFPRSLRQRCLVHRARNVLAKVSAADQAEVKSAYWQIFDLTDLGEDITPGQQLVDWVQRRIDAFADTWGRRYPAAVKCLLTDRQSLTTYLRFPLEHHKRVRHSNFIERTFGETRRRVKVIGRFPGETSCVSLVWAVLDRAARGWRGFTMTSNGLRILQDLRRALLHPPTQLHPTDHQTLAPATEAA from the coding sequence GTGGCACGCACACTACCGCCCGTTCAGGCCATCCGCGCCGAGATCGACGCCCTGTTCACCGAGGGTCGTGACCTGGTCGAGGTCATCGAGGACGTCGCCCGGCTCGGCGCCCGCCTGATCATCCAGACCGCCGTCGAAGCCGAGATCGACGCCTTCCTCGGCCGCGCCCGCTACCAGCGCGCTGCCGCCATCACCGCTGACGGCAGCAGCGTCGAGGAGAGCACGATGCGGCCCGGCTACCGCAACGGGCACTGCCCGACCACCGTCAAGACCACCAGCGGGCCGATCACCATCGCCCGCCCGAAGCTGCGTGGCACCACCGAGAAGTTCGCCTCCCGCCTGTTCGGCGCCGGCGTCACCCGCACCCACGCGCTGGAGACGCTGGTCATCGCCTCCTTCGTGTGCGGCCTGTCGGTGCGCGATGTCGAGGGCGCGCTGGCCGACGCGCTCGGCCCGGAGGCCGCGCTGTCCAAGTCGACGGTCTCGACCATCTGCCAGGCCATCGTGGCCGAGTACGACGCCTGGTGCCGCCGCGACCTCGCCGCGGTGGAGCTGGACTACCTGTTCCTGGACGCCTCGCACTTCAAGATGCACGACGGGCAGCGGGCCGAGCCGATCCTGGCCGCCTGGGGCATCACCACCGCCGGCAAGCCGGTCTTCGTCGGCCTGGCCGCCGCCGGATCCGAGTCCACCGACGCCTGGCACGACTTCCTGACCGACCTGGCCGGTCGCGGCCTGCGCCCGCCGCTGCTGATCGTCTCCGACGGCGCACCCGGCCTGATCAGCGCCGCCGAGCAGGTCTTCCCACGTTCGCTGCGCCAGCGGTGTCTCGTTCATCGCGCCCGCAACGTGCTGGCCAAGGTCAGCGCCGCCGACCAGGCCGAGGTGAAGAGCGCCTACTGGCAGATCTTCGACCTCACCGACCTCGGTGAGGACATCACCCCTGGCCAGCAGCTCGTCGACTGGGTGCAGCGGCGCATCGACGCCTTCGCCGACACGTGGGGCCGCCGCTATCCGGCAGCGGTCAAGTGCCTGCTCACCGACCGCCAGAGCCTGACCACCTACCTGCGCTTCCCGCTCGAGCACCACAAGCGCGTGCGGCACTCCAACTTCATCGAGCGCACCTTCGGCGAGACCCGCCGCCGCGTCAAGGTCATCGGCCGTTTCCCCGGCGAGACCAGTTGCGTCTCACTCGTGTGGGCCGTGCTCGATCGCGCCGCCCGCGGCTGGCGCGGCTTCACCATGACCAGCAACGGCCTGCGCATCCTGCAAGACCTCCGCCGAGCCCTGCTGCATCCGCCCACACAGCTCCACCCCACCGACCACCAGACCTTGGCACCCGCCACCGAGGCCGCCTAA
- a CDS encoding sigma factor, which produces MAAGPADDAEVIARSRHSPEHFADLFHRHAPALKRDAVRRLGAAAAEDVVAETFVAACQQRATYDLTRDDARARPARGRPRRAAGRALGDIDPTAVTEELAS; this is translated from the coding sequence GTGGCCGCCGGACCGGCTGACGACGCCGAGGTGATCGCGCGTTCCCGGCACAGTCCCGAGCACTTCGCCGACCTGTTCCACCGGCACGCCCCCGCCCTGAAGCGGGACGCCGTCCGGCGGCTGGGTGCGGCGGCGGCGGAGGACGTCGTGGCGGAGACGTTCGTGGCGGCGTGCCAGCAGCGCGCCACCTACGACCTGACCCGGGACGACGCGCGTGCGCGTCCGGCTCGCGGCCGCCCTCGCCGGGCTGCCGGCCGGGCACTCGGCGACATCGATCCGACCGCTGTGACCGAGGAGCTCGCCTCATGA
- a CDS encoding helix-turn-helix transcriptional regulator encodes MRADRLVSLVLLLRRHGRLSATALARELEVSTRTVLRDIEALSAAGVPVYAERGRHGGFALLPGFRTELTGLNHDEALALVIAGSRRGAQAFGLGSALASAMLKVVDALPESYRATAAGAAERLLIDPETDLLSRRLVAEEVPDAIVAEVRRAVLAGHKLRIHYAAVDQPPKWRTVDPIGLVTVRDQGYLLATRSGADRTYRLSRVLAAKELAEPAQRPDRVDLDRAWQERSTQFRTGGDQVTVLVRVNPARREDLVGTALAVRAEEADADGWLRLEVTFQDPRHAEWALWQLSTNAEALAPQWLRNSLRNRAAAIATRYGVSS; translated from the coding sequence ATGCGCGCCGACCGGTTGGTCTCGCTGGTGCTGCTGCTGCGACGGCACGGTCGGCTGTCCGCGACCGCGCTGGCCCGCGAGCTGGAGGTATCCACCCGCACCGTGCTGCGCGACATCGAGGCGCTGTCCGCGGCCGGCGTCCCGGTCTACGCCGAACGCGGCCGGCACGGCGGTTTCGCGTTGTTGCCCGGTTTCCGGACCGAGCTCACCGGGCTGAATCACGACGAGGCCCTCGCCCTGGTGATCGCCGGATCGCGGCGCGGCGCGCAGGCATTCGGCCTCGGCTCGGCGCTCGCTTCGGCCATGCTCAAGGTGGTCGACGCGCTACCCGAAAGCTATCGGGCCACCGCGGCCGGCGCGGCCGAGCGATTGCTCATCGACCCGGAGACCGACCTCCTCTCGCGCCGGCTGGTCGCTGAGGAGGTGCCCGACGCCATAGTGGCCGAGGTCCGGCGCGCGGTGCTCGCCGGACACAAGCTACGCATCCACTACGCGGCGGTGGACCAGCCCCCGAAGTGGCGCACAGTGGACCCGATCGGCCTGGTCACCGTACGCGACCAGGGCTACTTGCTGGCCACGAGGTCTGGCGCAGACCGCACCTACCGGCTGTCCCGGGTCTTGGCCGCCAAGGAACTCGCCGAACCCGCACAGCGACCGGACCGGGTCGATCTGGACCGGGCCTGGCAGGAACGCAGCACGCAGTTTCGGACCGGCGGCGACCAAGTCACCGTGCTGGTACGGGTGAACCCGGCGCGGCGGGAGGACCTGGTGGGCACCGCGCTGGCCGTCCGCGCCGAAGAAGCCGACGCAGACGGCTGGCTACGGCTGGAGGTGACCTTCCAAGATCCGAGACACGCCGAATGGGCGCTGTGGCAGCTCAGCACGAACGCGGAAGCCCTGGCCCCGCAGTGGTTGCGCAACTCCCTGCGCAACCGCGCCGCCGCGATCGCCACCCGCTACGGAGTGTCATCCTGA
- a CDS encoding bile acid:sodium symporter family protein yields MNTLQLLFNAVTVIFIAATMFAAGLGATLPALRVVFSNVPLLLLVLLANLVVIPLLGWGVATLFGLPAAAFIALLLIASSPGGPFGAKLGMVQNGDVVAGAAMQVLLAAIGSITFGPTVNVILKAANVGGGVSLDVATLMLTVAVLQLVPFVVGLVVRHYAPSTALSWHPVAATVSNVTFLVVLAGMLVGNWRDVVALIGSRSLLAGCVFAVIAFALGTALATGPFERRTTMGGVAAVRNAGPALAAVGLAFGNDPAILGALAAVLLSGLAAAVPIAAVLSRGRRHHDMKLSTPPSE; encoded by the coding sequence ATGAACACGCTGCAACTGCTGTTCAACGCCGTCACCGTCATCTTCATCGCGGCCACCATGTTCGCCGCCGGCCTCGGAGCGACGCTGCCGGCCCTGCGCGTCGTCTTCTCGAACGTTCCGCTGCTCCTGCTGGTCCTCCTGGCCAACCTGGTGGTCATCCCGCTCCTCGGCTGGGGCGTCGCCACGCTGTTCGGCCTGCCTGCGGCAGCGTTCATCGCGCTGCTCCTGATCGCGTCCTCACCCGGCGGGCCGTTCGGAGCGAAACTCGGCATGGTGCAGAACGGCGACGTGGTCGCGGGTGCGGCGATGCAGGTGCTGCTGGCCGCCATCGGCAGCATCACCTTCGGTCCGACGGTTAACGTCATCCTCAAGGCGGCGAACGTGGGCGGCGGGGTCTCGCTCGACGTCGCGACGCTGATGCTGACCGTGGCGGTCCTCCAGCTCGTACCGTTCGTCGTCGGATTGGTCGTCCGCCACTACGCGCCGTCCACCGCGCTGTCGTGGCATCCCGTGGCCGCCACGGTGTCGAACGTGACGTTCCTCGTCGTGCTGGCGGGCATGCTCGTCGGCAACTGGCGTGACGTCGTCGCGCTGATCGGCTCACGCAGCCTGCTCGCGGGCTGCGTCTTCGCCGTCATCGCGTTCGCCCTCGGCACAGCCCTGGCCACCGGACCCTTCGAACGCCGTACCACCATGGGCGGAGTCGCGGCCGTGCGCAACGCGGGACCCGCGCTCGCCGCGGTCGGCCTCGCATTCGGCAACGACCCGGCCATCCTGGGAGCACTCGCGGCCGTCCTGCTGAGCGGCCTGGCCGCGGCCGTGCCCATCGCGGCGGTGCTGAGCCGCGGCCGGCGGCACCACGACATGAAGCTTTCCACACCGCCCTCTGAGTGA
- a CDS encoding dihydrolipoyl dehydrogenase family protein has protein sequence MTDVLVIGAGPAGAFAAHRAADLGARTTLVAREEFGGMAANDGPVPVRTLAHAARLLREARQLGRYGIATDEFRLDYPRLLDRVDEVVHDIRTHSALRSRIDGLGVKVHEHAGTTRFVDPHTVETDRGLRLQAEKIILCTGGVSRPLIVPGAELTHTHSDAWTLREVPPSMLVIGGGATGLQVASVFTAFGSRVQLFETGPRILASEDADVSAVVAEAFREHGMVVRDKLDTVRSFEKTPDGVRMHFVRNGTPDSAEAALAVVAIGWSADTTGLNLPAAGVETDERGFVRVDAYQRTSVPHVFAAGDVTGRLMLVPQAAQAGFVAATNAVRGPQLPLWDQISPIGSFTDPEYAGVGLTETKARQEHDVIVATIRLDAAARPIIDGRTTGFCKLIVDRTTHQILGCHVVGERAVETTQLAAVAMTAHMRVQDLARIPLSFPTYAAIVGRAAYVIVRRLGLDADRSPYEPPC, from the coding sequence ATGACCGATGTCCTTGTCATCGGCGCCGGACCGGCAGGCGCCTTCGCCGCCCATCGCGCCGCGGACCTGGGCGCTCGTACCACTCTGGTGGCCCGCGAAGAGTTCGGTGGAATGGCGGCCAACGACGGCCCGGTGCCGGTCCGCACCCTCGCACACGCGGCCCGGTTGTTGCGGGAGGCCCGCCAGCTCGGCCGGTACGGCATCGCCACGGACGAGTTTCGCCTGGACTACCCGCGGCTCCTCGACCGGGTGGACGAGGTCGTCCACGACATTCGGACGCATTCCGCTCTGCGCAGCCGCATCGACGGCCTGGGAGTGAAGGTTCACGAGCATGCCGGAACGACCCGTTTCGTCGATCCGCACACGGTCGAGACCGACCGCGGGCTGCGACTCCAGGCCGAGAAGATCATTCTGTGCACGGGAGGGGTCAGCCGGCCACTCATCGTCCCGGGTGCCGAGCTGACCCACACCCACAGCGATGCCTGGACGCTGCGCGAGGTCCCTCCGTCCATGCTGGTGATCGGTGGTGGTGCCACGGGACTGCAGGTGGCCTCTGTCTTCACCGCCTTCGGCTCCCGTGTCCAGCTCTTCGAGACCGGGCCTCGTATCCTCGCGTCGGAAGACGCCGACGTCTCCGCGGTGGTGGCCGAGGCGTTCCGCGAGCACGGCATGGTGGTGCGAGACAAGCTCGACACGGTCAGGTCCTTCGAGAAGACGCCCGATGGCGTGCGCATGCATTTCGTTCGGAACGGCACACCCGACAGCGCCGAAGCGGCCCTGGCCGTGGTGGCCATCGGCTGGTCCGCTGACACCACAGGACTCAACCTGCCGGCGGCCGGAGTCGAGACCGACGAACGCGGCTTCGTGCGCGTCGACGCCTACCAGCGGACCTCCGTCCCGCACGTCTTCGCCGCGGGCGATGTCACCGGCCGGCTCATGCTGGTTCCGCAGGCGGCTCAGGCCGGATTCGTGGCGGCGACGAACGCGGTACGGGGTCCGCAACTCCCCCTGTGGGACCAGATCAGTCCCATCGGCAGTTTCACCGACCCCGAGTACGCCGGGGTGGGCCTGACCGAGACGAAGGCCCGCCAGGAGCACGACGTGATCGTGGCAACCATCCGCCTCGATGCCGCCGCACGCCCCATCATCGATGGTCGAACCACCGGATTCTGCAAGCTCATCGTCGACCGGACCACCCACCAGATCCTCGGCTGCCATGTCGTGGGCGAGCGTGCCGTGGAGACCACCCAGTTGGCCGCTGTGGCGATGACAGCTCACATGCGGGTCCAGGACCTCGCCCGCATTCCTCTCTCCTTTCCCACCTACGCCGCCATCGTGGGTCGCGCCGCGTACGTCATCGTCCGCCGACTGGGCCTTGACGCAGACAGATCTCCGTACGAGCCACCCTGCTGA
- a CDS encoding serine hydrolase domain-containing protein, translating into MSITPTDQDKLTPRTGQDRPELQQAIQEIVDSGFAGVQLRVHDEWGEWVGSAGVRKLGEIAKPATNGHFRIGSNTKTFVATLVLQLVAEGKVGLDAPADDYLPEFDLDREITVRMLLQHTSGLFNFTGEYYPDGTVVPGIPWQGQEYVDGLSHTYQPEELVRLALSKPVRFAPGTDWSYSNTNYVLAKLLIEKVTGRSLAEEMQRRILGPLGLSGTVVPGASPEIPEPHAHGYYRYEDAGQWKVVDVTRMSPSWISAAGDMISTTEDLHTFIAALAGGKLIPAPLLAEMCKPYPKIGYGLGVFVQETDCGGTVITHNGGFFGWGALMYTTPDGSATLTASLTTGDAELDFAATAEAFQKAQQKLVTMVFCGGQAGSADEPAQPTG; encoded by the coding sequence ATGTCCATCACCCCTACCGACCAGGACAAGCTCACCCCGCGGACCGGGCAGGATCGCCCGGAACTGCAGCAGGCCATCCAGGAGATCGTCGATTCCGGTTTCGCCGGGGTGCAGCTGCGCGTGCACGATGAGTGGGGCGAGTGGGTCGGCAGCGCCGGGGTGCGCAAGCTGGGCGAGATCGCCAAGCCGGCGACGAACGGCCACTTCCGGATCGGCAGCAACACCAAGACGTTCGTCGCGACCCTGGTCCTGCAACTGGTGGCCGAGGGCAAGGTCGGGCTGGACGCTCCGGCGGATGACTACCTGCCCGAGTTCGACCTGGACCGCGAGATCACGGTGCGGATGCTGCTGCAGCACACGAGCGGGTTGTTCAACTTCACCGGCGAGTACTACCCCGACGGGACGGTCGTGCCGGGGATTCCCTGGCAGGGCCAGGAGTACGTGGACGGCCTGTCCCACACCTACCAGCCGGAGGAGCTGGTACGGCTGGCGTTGTCCAAGCCGGTGCGGTTCGCGCCGGGAACCGACTGGAGCTACTCCAACACCAACTACGTGCTGGCCAAGCTGCTGATCGAGAAGGTCACCGGCCGCTCGCTCGCCGAGGAGATGCAGCGGCGGATCCTGGGTCCGCTCGGGCTGTCGGGCACCGTGGTGCCCGGCGCCTCGCCGGAGATCCCCGAGCCGCACGCCCACGGCTACTACCGGTACGAGGACGCCGGCCAGTGGAAGGTGGTCGACGTCACCCGCATGAGCCCCTCCTGGATCTCCGCCGCCGGTGACATGATCTCGACCACCGAGGATCTCCACACGTTCATCGCCGCGCTGGCGGGCGGCAAGCTCATCCCGGCCCCGCTGCTTGCAGAGATGTGCAAGCCGTACCCCAAGATCGGTTATGGCCTGGGGGTGTTCGTGCAGGAGACGGACTGCGGCGGCACCGTCATCACCCACAACGGCGGCTTCTTCGGCTGGGGGGCGCTCATGTACACCACGCCCGACGGCAGTGCGACCCTGACCGCCTCGCTGACCACCGGGGACGCCGAGCTCGACTTCGCCGCCACGGCCGAGGCGTTCCAGAAGGCGCAGCAGAAGCTCGTCACCATGGTGTTCTGCGGCGGGCAGGCCGGATCGGCTGACGAGCCCGCTCAGCCGACGGGCTGA
- a CDS encoding RidA family protein, with amino-acid sequence MERTAVNPWAWSVEMGYNQGEIVSGHTRTLYCAGQTAMSGDGKPQHADDMAAQLALSLDNLEAVLGEAGMSLANLVRLNVYTTDVDRLFEHYGVLASRLGAARVAPSTTMLGVARLAIPDLMVELEGTAVA; translated from the coding sequence ATGGAGCGAACGGCGGTCAACCCGTGGGCGTGGTCGGTGGAGATGGGGTACAACCAGGGTGAGATCGTCTCCGGGCACACCCGGACCCTGTACTGCGCCGGGCAGACCGCGATGAGCGGCGACGGCAAGCCCCAGCATGCCGATGACATGGCGGCGCAGTTGGCGCTGAGCCTCGACAACCTGGAGGCCGTGCTCGGCGAGGCCGGCATGTCCCTCGCGAACCTCGTCCGGCTCAACGTCTACACCACCGACGTCGATCGGCTCTTCGAGCACTACGGCGTGCTGGCGTCGCGGTTGGGCGCCGCCCGGGTGGCACCGTCCACCACGATGCTCGGGGTGGCACGGCTGGCGATCCCCGACCTGATGGTCGAGCTTGAGGGGACCGCCGTCGCGTGA